The window AGGGCCAACGGGCGCCCGTATTGGGGCCGCGCAATTCCCGCTGGCGGAGATCTTGGGCTGCGTACTCCAATTACATCCATATTCGGTTCCAGTTTTGGTTGCTGATCACGATCGATCTGTTGGAAATGAACGCCCGCCCGTACAGTCAACTTGGGCGAGTGACCGGGCTCCGTCACGTATGTCCAGGCAATAGCTAAAGGTGGCGGTGCGTGCTCCAGACGCGCGTTTCCTTTGCTCGGTCACTTTTTCAAAGAAGTCCGGCCGATAATAATTGGATTATAAAATGGATGGCATTTTCATGGACGCATAGCTTCGGATTGCGACTCATCTCGGTCGCATCTTGAAGAGAGGAAATGCCATGCAAAACGTCGAACATGAAGCTGGCCTCGTCGATCTCGGCGACGCACGCATCGAAACCCGGGGCGTCGATCCCGAGGGTCCGCTCGATTTCCAGACCGGACTGCGGAAGATCGGCGGCGGCATCCAGGCAGCCGACTGATCCGTCTGGCGTGCGGTTCCTTGTGGGCCGCACGCTACCGGATCGGCCCATTCCCATGAGTACCATCATCACCGATTTGGCGGCGAAGGACGCTCTTTCTCGCATCGAACGGTCTGAAGCGCGTGCATCGCTTCGCACGGGTCTGCGCATCCGCCCTCAATTGCGGGTACGCCTGATCGGCTCCCGCTATGTGTTCCTTGACCTGACCGCGAGCCGCTATTTTCTGCTCGAAGGGGTGGGGGCCGAGCGCTTTGCTTCTTTTTGCGATGAGACCGCAAATGACGACGACATCGGCTGGCTGCATGAGCGACGTATCATAGAGCTTGGGGCGCCGCTCGCGCCCCCGCCCCTCCCGTTCCCTCCTGCGTGCAGCGTTTTCGATGCGCCGCCACCGCGCGCGCGTCCGTGGCTTGTCGCTGAAGCGCTCGCCGAACAAAGCCTTGCGCGCCGCCGCGTGCGCCAAGAAACACTCGCTGAGTTGCTGAAACCTGCCGAGGCTTGCACATTCGATCCCGACGCCTGCCGTGCGATTGCCGCCGCCTGCCGCGCTGCCGCGCGCTACCGATCGGCTGCCGACCAGTGCCTCCCGAATGCGCTCGCAATGCGAAAAATGCTCGCGCGCCGCGGCATCGGCGCAGACCTGGTCATTGGCGTAATGCTGCCGTTCGCGGCGCATTGCTGGCTGCAGTCTGGCGACTTGGTGCTGAGCGACCCGTTCGGGAGTGTACAGAACTTCCACCCGTTGGTCGCCACATGAGCTTCTGGGTCCGGATCGAGATTGGGTCTCAAGGCCGGGCTCCGATCGACGAACGCGAGGGCGCCACTGGTTTTGCGGGTCGCTCCGCGCGCGTCTGGAGCGGAGTGCCGTTGATCTCGCTTGGGAGGCGCGGTTGCGTAGCAGGCTATCTTTTCCGTCGTGACCACCCCTGCGGCCGCATTCTCGTTCTAGACGAAGATGCGATCGCTAAGGCAATCGCGACGCGCGGCGCGTCTTTACTCACCGACTATTGGGGCGGCTATGTTGCGCTCGTCGAAAGCGAAAACGGCGATGTCCATGTGATGCGCGATCCATCAGGCCTGCTGCCCTGTTATGTCCGCCATGAACAGGACATCACTCGCCTCGCGAGCGACATGACCGAGCTTGCGAAACCAGGCGGGGCCACCGTCAATTTCAACGTTCTTGCGAAGTGGTTCGCGAGTATCGATGCCCTCGGCCGCCAAACCGGTATCGCCGGTATTGAGGAGCTTCTTCCTGGCGAGTGCCTGACAGTGACCGAAACAGGAACGCGCACCAGCCTTGCTTGGTCGCCGTGGGACCATTTTCCACGGCGTTACAGGAGCAGCTTCGCCGACAACGTCGGCGCTTTGCGCGCGGCCGTCAAAATGTCGGTGGGCGCATGGACGACCTGCTTTGACTCCATACTGCTCGGCGTCTCGGGCGGGGTCGACAGCAGCATCGTTGCAGCCGCTGCAATGCCGCGAACGCCGGGGCTTCGGCTCCTCACATTTGTCGAGGCCGGCACCGAAGGGGACGAGCGGCGCTATGCCGAGGCGCTCGCTTTCAAGCTGGGCGCATCGCTCGCCACAGCGAATTTCGAACTCGCGACGGTCGATATAATCAAACCGACATTGCCGCACTTTCCAGTCCCGCTCGCACTGCCGATCTTTCAGGCGATCGAGACCACTCACCGAGACGAGGAACGTTGCAAGCCGATTAGCGCCTTTTTTACTGGCAACGGCGGCGACAATGTCTTCTGCAACATGCACAGCGCTGCGCCTCTTGCCGACCGGCTGATTGCGCATGGCCCAACGCCAGGTGCGTGGCGCACGGCGCGGGACCTCACCGATCTCACTGGTTCGTCCATCGCCGAGGTTGCCCGCCGTGGCTGGCACCGGCTCCGCGATCGCCGAGAACCGCACCTTATCCGCTTCGACTTGATGGGCCTGACCTCGCGAGCCGCCATTGCCGCGATCGCCGAAGATGATCGCCATCCCTGGCTCGCGGCACCGCCTGGCGCGCTGCCAGGTCAAAAAGCCTATGTCGCAATGCAGGCTCGCGGACAGAAGAGCGTCGAGCTTTACCCGCGGCAGCGGCGCGCGCCACAGATCGCACCGCTTCTCTCGCAACCAATCGCCGAACTGTGCCTATCGATCCCGACCTGGCATTCCGTGCAGGGCGGCCGCGATCGCGCGGTGGCGCGAGCGGCCTTTGCGGTCGACCTCCCGCCGCTGATCGCAGACCGCCGGACGAAGGGAAGTCCGCAAGGGTTTCTGCGCCGTATCTTCGATGCACAACTGCCGGCGGCCCTGGACCTCTTACGCGGCGGGCGCCTTGTCGATGCCGGAATTGTCGATCCCCTCTTTATCGACCGCGCTGGCGAGGGAGTATGGCGTGACGATGGGCGCGATCTTCGCATCCTGACCTTTTGCGCCGCCGAAACATGGGTACGATGGTGGGAAGGTGGCGGTGCATCGCCTGACGGCACCGCCGCTGAATAGTCGCGCTAGCGGCAGCGATTCGGTAGCGCCGCCGCCATTGCATCCCACCTAGCATAGCGCTCCGCGAACGGAGACTCCCGATCGCGTTTGCCGAGCAACCAATAATCGAACCACGCGATATTTTCCTCCATCGCCGCCATGCGATTCGACGGGATGTGAAAGACATGGGTTTCGTCTGATGCCGCGCCCTCGCCCGGGAACAGACTAATCTGGGCCGGAACGCCGGCCTTACGAAGCGCGCGATAGAAGTCGATCGACGCGACATGAGGCGCCGCGATCTGTTGAAGTATCGCGCCGCAGGCCTTGCTCGCGCGAAGCGATGGCGACAGCGCGAGATAGTTGGGGAGCGCCTTCGGATCGTAAGGCAGCCCCGCGAAGATCGCGACATAATAGTCCGGCATATCGGCCGCCATCGCGGGCTCGAGAAAGCCGCCATCGCCACTAGATGCGGCGCGAAACACATGGGACTGGGTCATGGCCACGTTCACCAGCTGCGAACCGCGGCTATATCCCGCAATCCCGACACGCTCGCGATCGATAATGCCTTCGTCGGCCAGTTCAAAGACGGCATCCTCGAAGCTTGCAGCGCCCGTGAGCCAGAGCAGCTCCCGCATCCGCTCTGGCGGGAGCGTGGTTCCCTGAAGGCCCCACGCCTGCTCGGCCGCGCGAAGGTCGGCATTCAGCCGGCTGCTCGCCTCGTTGATGAGAAGCACGACGTAACCGCGCTCGGCGAGCGTCTGGACGGGATATTCCCATTGATTGTCCTGCAGCGCAAAGCGCTGGTCGGCATCATTGCCATGATTGACGACAATGGCGGGATAGCGCTGGCCTTTCACATAATCACGCGGCCAGACGACATAGCCAGTAACCTTGTGGCCGTAGCGATTGGTCCAGCTGCGCGGCGTGACCTGCAAGGGGGCAATCTTGTCATGCTCAGGCGATACCGAGGCGACGGTCCGTACCCGCCCCGACGCGATATCGACGGTGACGAGCGACGGCGGCAGCGTCTGCCCTTCGGCGAGGCACGCCGCGATTGCGAGCGTCGGGTTGAAGTCGCATTTCGTGAGACTGCCGTCGCCCCATATGGGCCGCACCCCCCGCCGGTCGATCACCCCGATTCCGAAGCGCGGATCGTCAAGTGCGCGAATGTTAACGACTGTCTGGTTTCCGTCGGGCGCCCACAGGCCGCCGAAGGCAGCGCCGTGGCCGATCGAGAACGGGAACCTGCCATAGCTGTGCCGTCGTCCGTCTTCGCCGATCTCGACGATTTCGCGCGTGTCGCCAAGGCCATCGGACGCCAATTGCCCACCGCGCGGCCCCTTCATCTGCCAATAGACATAGTCACGGGTCGATGCGATCGCGCGAGCGCGGCCTTCGACAAACGACCAGGCCATCGTCACGCGTCGTTCGATGCCTTCTCGGTCAACTTCCATGACGGGATATTGAACTTCTTCCCCCGTCCAGATGACATCGCCCTTCGACGCGATAGTCGACCGGTCGCTGCGCGGACGGCGCGCGATCAACGTGACCTTCCCGTCGGGAGCACGGAGATAAAGCGACGCGGTCGCCTGACCCAGTCGTCGCCGCAATCCGCGTTGTTCGCTCACCTTCTCATCGATCAGGATCTGGCGCTCGTCGCTTGCGGAGTCGAGCGTGATGAAGAAGAGCCGGCGCCCGTCAGGCGACCAGTTGTAGGCGCGCACCCCGACCGTCAGTGGCCCATGAGCATAACCTGGCAGTATCCGGTCTTCGACTTCGCCGAAACGCGCGGTGGCCGGATGGGTGACGATCGGCTCGATTGGACCTCCGGGCTCGATCCGGTAGAGCTGCACGCCATCGCCTCGGTCGATCAACGCGCTCCACGCAGCGCTCCCCGGAATGCGGCGCAGCTGGTCGATCCAGGGGGCGCGAAGCAACTCGCGACTTGCGCCGCTTTCGAGATCGACCAGCGTCAGCCGTGCGAGCGTCGTGTCGCTGACGGCATCAGCGACGCGCGTCACATAAGCGGCACTTTTGCCGTCGGCGGCGATCGCGATCGACCACAGCCGGGGCACAGTGAGCTGGTCGGCGAGCGTCCAGCGTCGCGCTGCCTCTCCATGAACCGCGGCCCTCAGGGCGGGCGTTCCATCGGCCTTTCCGACCATGGCGATGGCAGGCGCGGAAAGCAGAAAAGTGAGCGCTGACGTATAGCCGAGCGTGAGGTTCGCAGCCATGCTCACCACTCCTGACGCACGGTGAAGCCGAGGAAGCGTCCGGCTGGAGAATAGCTCGTCGTATCGTAGGGCGTATCGGCGGCTGAAGTCGTCACGATCGGCGCCGGTTTCGCATTCAAGAGGTTCAGCCCCGCGAGCGATACGCGCGTCCCACGCCCGACTTTGACCTCGCCGTTAAGATCGACGGTGGTAAGGCCGCGCACCGCCACCGCAGGCGACCGGCGCGCGTCGGTGATCGCTGCCGAATGGCTGACGAAAGCCGAGAGCGACAGGCGGTCGGTCGACCAGCTCGCACCGCCGCGTGCGCGGAAGCGCGCTGGGTGGAAGAGAGTTCCAGCGAGCCGAGTCACTAGCGCGTCGGGACGGAGTTGCTGGCGACTGCGCAGCAGGGTGCCCGCCGCGGTGAGCGTCAGGTCGCCGCCGCCGAGGGAAATCCGGTAGCGCAACGACAGGTCGGCACCGCGA is drawn from Sphingopyxis sp. OPL5 and contains these coding sequences:
- a CDS encoding lasso peptide biosynthesis B2 protein, with the protein product MSTIITDLAAKDALSRIERSEARASLRTGLRIRPQLRVRLIGSRYVFLDLTASRYFLLEGVGAERFASFCDETANDDDIGWLHERRIIELGAPLAPPPLPFPPACSVFDAPPPRARPWLVAEALAEQSLARRRVRQETLAELLKPAEACTFDPDACRAIAAACRAAARYRSAADQCLPNALAMRKMLARRGIGADLVIGVMLPFAAHCWLQSGDLVLSDPFGSVQNFHPLVAT
- a CDS encoding asparagine synthetase B family protein, producing MSFWVRIEIGSQGRAPIDEREGATGFAGRSARVWSGVPLISLGRRGCVAGYLFRRDHPCGRILVLDEDAIAKAIATRGASLLTDYWGGYVALVESENGDVHVMRDPSGLLPCYVRHEQDITRLASDMTELAKPGGATVNFNVLAKWFASIDALGRQTGIAGIEELLPGECLTVTETGTRTSLAWSPWDHFPRRYRSSFADNVGALRAAVKMSVGAWTTCFDSILLGVSGGVDSSIVAAAAMPRTPGLRLLTFVEAGTEGDERRYAEALAFKLGASLATANFELATVDIIKPTLPHFPVPLALPIFQAIETTHRDEERCKPISAFFTGNGGDNVFCNMHSAAPLADRLIAHGPTPGAWRTARDLTDLTGSSIAEVARRGWHRLRDRREPHLIRFDLMGLTSRAAIAAIAEDDRHPWLAAPPGALPGQKAYVAMQARGQKSVELYPRQRRAPQIAPLLSQPIAELCLSIPTWHSVQGGRDRAVARAAFAVDLPPLIADRRTKGSPQGFLRRIFDAQLPAALDLLRGGRLVDAGIVDPLFIDRAGEGVWRDDGRDLRILTFCAAETWVRWWEGGGASPDGTAAE
- a CDS encoding prolyl oligopeptidase family serine peptidase, with the translated sequence MRAYNWSPDGRRLFFITLDSASDERQILIDEKVSEQRGLRRRLGQATASLYLRAPDGKVTLIARRPRSDRSTIASKGDVIWTGEEVQYPVMEVDREGIERRVTMAWSFVEGRARAIASTRDYVYWQMKGPRGGQLASDGLGDTREIVEIGEDGRRHSYGRFPFSIGHGAAFGGLWAPDGNQTVVNIRALDDPRFGIGVIDRRGVRPIWGDGSLTKCDFNPTLAIAACLAEGQTLPPSLVTVDIASGRVRTVASVSPEHDKIAPLQVTPRSWTNRYGHKVTGYVVWPRDYVKGQRYPAIVVNHGNDADQRFALQDNQWEYPVQTLAERGYVVLLINEASSRLNADLRAAEQAWGLQGTTLPPERMRELLWLTGAASFEDAVFELADEGIIDRERVGIAGYSRGSQLVNVAMTQSHVFRAASSGDGGFLEPAMAADMPDYYVAIFAGLPYDPKALPNYLALSPSLRASKACGAILQQIAAPHVASIDFYRALRKAGVPAQISLFPGEGAASDETHVFHIPSNRMAAMEENIAWFDYWLLGKRDRESPFAERYARWDAMAAALPNRCR